One segment of Thermodesulfovibrio sp. 3907-1M DNA contains the following:
- a CDS encoding regulatory protein RecX, with the protein MKKQNNEAVKYALRLITKKDRTEAELRDRLHRKGFSQMDIDEAVAYLKQNGFIDDSRFIQKAEKIAQDRFLGNMGLKNYFAKKGIDKELLDSIPEIEEFSLAQKLIQRKIHLIKHDSSEKKKVKIAGYLLRRGFSWDTINKCLSEKFPGDTESPENDNLKEELQ; encoded by the coding sequence GTGAAAAAGCAGAACAATGAAGCAGTGAAGTATGCATTGAGGTTAATTACTAAAAAAGATAGAACAGAGGCTGAATTAAGAGATAGACTTCACAGAAAAGGATTTTCTCAAATGGACATTGATGAGGCAGTTGCTTATCTAAAGCAGAATGGATTTATAGATGACAGTAGATTTATCCAGAAAGCAGAAAAAATTGCACAGGACAGATTTCTAGGCAATATGGGTTTAAAAAACTACTTTGCAAAAAAAGGTATTGATAAAGAATTACTTGACAGTATCCCAGAGATAGAAGAATTTTCCCTTGCTCAGAAACTTATCCAGAGAAAAATTCATTTAATCAAGCATGACTCTTCAGAGAAAAAAAAGGTTAAAATAGCAGGATATCTTCTCAGAAGAGGATTTTCATGGGACACTATAAATAAATGCTTAAGTGAGAAATTCCCCGGAGACACAGAGTCTCCAGAGAATGACAATTTAAAGGAGGAACTGCAATGA
- the trpB gene encoding tryptophan synthase subunit beta — MGKKRGYFGEYGGCFVPETLMPALEELERAFQRAKRDKNFNAEFESLLKDYVGRPTPLYFARRLTEHLGGAKIYLKREDLAHTGAHKINNALGQALLASRLMKKQRIIAETGAGQHGVATATGAALAGLSCDIYMGTEDIRRQKLNVFRMNLLGARVIPVDTGSKTLKDAINEALRDWTTNVRTTHYVLGTVFGPHPYPLLVRYFQSVIGREAKKQIIQKEGKLPEVLIACVGGGSNSIGLFSAFLDDKDVKMIGVEAGGKGIDTGLHAARFAGGAKGIFQGCLSYVLENKDGNILQTHSVSAGLDYASVGPEHAYLKDTGRVTYTYATDEEALQSFELLSRLEGIIPALESAHAVALAVKIAPKMPKDSVVIVNLSGRGDKDVQEVARIKGISL; from the coding sequence ATGGGCAAAAAAAGAGGATACTTTGGAGAATATGGAGGCTGTTTTGTTCCTGAAACCTTAATGCCAGCTCTTGAAGAGCTTGAGAGAGCTTTTCAAAGAGCAAAAAGAGATAAAAATTTTAATGCTGAATTTGAATCCTTGCTTAAAGACTATGTGGGTCGACCGACACCTCTTTACTTTGCCCGGAGATTAACGGAACATCTTGGTGGAGCAAAGATATATCTCAAAAGAGAAGACCTTGCCCATACAGGAGCTCACAAAATAAACAATGCTCTTGGGCAGGCACTTCTTGCCAGTAGATTAATGAAAAAGCAAAGAATTATTGCTGAAACAGGAGCAGGGCAACACGGTGTAGCCACTGCAACAGGTGCTGCTCTTGCAGGATTGAGCTGTGACATATACATGGGAACTGAGGATATAAGAAGGCAAAAGCTCAATGTCTTTAGAATGAATCTTCTCGGTGCAAGGGTTATTCCCGTTGATACAGGTTCAAAAACACTAAAGGATGCCATAAATGAAGCTTTAAGAGACTGGACAACAAATGTACGGACTACTCACTATGTTTTAGGCACTGTTTTTGGACCTCATCCATATCCACTTCTTGTTAGATACTTTCAGAGTGTTATTGGTAGAGAGGCAAAAAAGCAGATAATTCAGAAAGAAGGCAAACTTCCAGAGGTTTTAATTGCCTGCGTTGGAGGTGGCAGTAACTCCATAGGACTTTTCAGTGCTTTTTTAGACGATAAAGATGTAAAAATGATTGGCGTTGAAGCAGGAGGCAAGGGTATTGACACAGGGCTCCATGCAGCAAGATTTGCAGGTGGTGCGAAGGGAATTTTTCAGGGCTGCCTTAGCTATGTTCTTGAAAATAAAGATGGGAATATTCTTCAGACTCACTCTGTCAGTGCTGGACTTGATTATGCCTCTGTTGGTCCTGAACATGCCTATCTAAAAGATACAGGCAGAGTAACCTATACCTATGCAACAGATGAAGAGGCTTTGCAGTCTTTTGAGCTTTTAAGCAGACTTGAAGGAATTATCCCTGCTTTGGAGTCTGCCCATGCAGTGGCTTTAGCAGTAAAGATTGCACCTAAGATGCCAAAAGATTCAGTAGTCATCGTAAACCTCTCTGGAAGAGGAGACAAGGATGTTCAGGAAGTAGCAAGGATAAAGGGAATTTCTTTATGA
- the alaS gene encoding alanine--tRNA ligase, producing MQSSEIRNLFLEYFVSHGHELVKSSPLIPKDDPSLLFTNAGMVQFKRVFLGEEQKPYSRATSCQKCMRAGGKHSDLENVGFTARHHTFFEMLGNFSFGDYFKREAIVFAWELLTEHFKLPKEKLWVSIYKDDDEAAYIWEKEIGIPSDKIVRLGEKDNFWQMGDTGPCGPCSEIIIDQGEDFGCGKPDCSVGCDCDRFLELWNLVFMQYNKDEEGKLTALPKPSIDTGMGLERITAVLQGKKTNFDTDLFQPIISEVCSVLNVSYGKERKTDISIKVIADHIRASTFLIAEGLIPSNEGRGYVLRRIIRRALRHIKLLQYDRVAFYKFVEPVIVTLGTVYPEIVSERKRIEKVIKVEEERFLRSLERAQQIFDGILENLKKSGSKVLPGEEIFRLYDTFGLPFDLIKEMAEDSCLELDEIGFHRQLNKQRERARAASKAQEIGVDEVYKELRSGAYEFKFTGYTDYEAETNIHSIVKNGKTVKILEKGEEGEVFLYETPFYAESGGQVGDTGIIISGSGKAEVFDTKKIAGLHCHKVRVIEGNITEGDKVFAKIDIERRKAIARNHTATHLLHTALRAVLGEHVKQAGSLVAPDRLRFDFTHFDALSDTELQEIESIVNEKIVENLPVIVEIKSLNEALNEGVIALFEDKYEDTVRVVKILGFSKELCGGTHCKSTGEIGSFYIVSEGSVASGIRRVEAVTGLHAFEYANRYREQIRNISQILKSAEPVQAVERLISELKAKQQEIEALKEKLISQNIDEFVKQAREIDGVKALAIKLEGVDTKSLRTLSDKLRERLHPAVILVASKTDGQGILLLSVTKDATAKYDAGKLLKNITQAVGGKGGGRADSAQGGCPDAASIDKAVEVFYELIKK from the coding sequence ATGCAAAGTTCTGAAATAAGGAATCTATTTCTGGAATACTTTGTCTCCCATGGACATGAACTTGTAAAGAGTTCTCCACTCATTCCTAAGGATGATCCATCGTTGTTATTTACAAATGCAGGCATGGTTCAGTTTAAAAGAGTTTTTCTTGGTGAAGAACAGAAACCTTACAGCAGAGCCACAAGCTGTCAGAAATGTATGCGTGCAGGCGGAAAACACAGTGATCTTGAAAATGTTGGATTTACTGCAAGACATCATACTTTCTTTGAGATGCTTGGAAATTTTTCCTTTGGTGATTATTTTAAAAGGGAAGCAATAGTTTTTGCATGGGAGCTTTTAACAGAACATTTTAAACTACCGAAAGAAAAACTCTGGGTTTCAATCTATAAAGACGATGACGAGGCTGCATATATATGGGAGAAAGAGATAGGGATTCCTTCAGATAAAATTGTTCGTTTAGGTGAAAAGGATAACTTCTGGCAGATGGGAGATACAGGACCCTGTGGACCATGCTCTGAGATAATAATTGATCAGGGAGAGGATTTTGGATGCGGAAAGCCTGACTGTTCAGTAGGTTGTGACTGTGACAGATTTCTTGAACTGTGGAATCTTGTTTTCATGCAGTACAACAAAGACGAAGAAGGAAAATTGACAGCTCTTCCAAAGCCAAGCATTGACACAGGAATGGGACTTGAAAGAATTACAGCAGTATTGCAGGGAAAGAAAACAAATTTTGATACAGACCTTTTTCAGCCAATTATTTCTGAAGTTTGCTCTGTTTTAAATGTAAGTTACGGTAAAGAAAGGAAAACTGACATTTCAATAAAAGTTATTGCAGACCACATCAGAGCTTCCACATTTTTGATAGCTGAAGGACTAATTCCTTCCAATGAAGGAAGAGGCTATGTCTTAAGAAGAATTATAAGAAGAGCATTAAGACACATTAAGCTACTTCAGTATGATAGAGTGGCTTTTTATAAATTTGTTGAACCTGTTATTGTAACTCTTGGAACAGTTTATCCTGAGATTGTTTCTGAAAGAAAGAGAATTGAAAAGGTTATAAAAGTGGAGGAAGAAAGATTTCTTAGAAGTCTTGAAAGGGCGCAGCAGATTTTTGATGGAATTCTTGAAAATCTTAAAAAATCAGGCTCAAAGGTTCTTCCTGGAGAAGAAATTTTCAGACTTTATGATACCTTTGGTTTGCCCTTTGACTTAATAAAGGAGATGGCAGAGGATTCTTGCTTGGAGCTTGATGAGATAGGCTTTCACAGACAGCTGAATAAACAGCGTGAGCGGGCAAGGGCAGCTTCAAAGGCTCAGGAAATCGGAGTAGATGAAGTATATAAAGAGTTAAGAAGCGGGGCTTATGAGTTTAAATTTACAGGTTACACTGATTATGAAGCAGAAACAAACATTCATTCCATCGTAAAAAATGGAAAGACTGTAAAGATACTTGAAAAAGGTGAGGAAGGAGAAGTTTTTCTCTATGAAACACCCTTTTATGCAGAGTCAGGTGGACAGGTAGGAGATACAGGAATAATAATTTCAGGTTCAGGTAAAGCAGAGGTTTTTGATACCAAGAAGATAGCAGGACTTCACTGTCACAAAGTAAGAGTTATTGAAGGAAACATAACAGAAGGTGACAAAGTTTTTGCAAAGATTGACATAGAAAGAAGAAAGGCAATTGCGAGAAATCATACAGCAACTCATCTTCTTCACACTGCCTTAAGAGCTGTTCTTGGTGAGCATGTAAAGCAGGCTGGAAGCCTTGTTGCACCAGACAGACTTCGTTTTGATTTTACCCATTTTGATGCCTTGAGTGATACGGAGTTACAGGAAATTGAGAGCATTGTCAATGAGAAAATAGTTGAAAATTTACCCGTCATAGTAGAGATAAAGTCCCTTAATGAGGCTTTGAATGAGGGTGTTATAGCCCTTTTTGAAGATAAATATGAAGATACTGTTAGAGTTGTAAAAATTCTCGGATTCAGTAAAGAACTCTGCGGTGGCACTCACTGTAAATCTACTGGTGAAATAGGAAGTTTTTATATTGTTTCAGAAGGCTCTGTTGCCTCAGGAATCAGGAGAGTTGAAGCTGTTACAGGGCTCCATGCCTTTGAATATGCTAACAGGTATAGAGAGCAGATAAGAAATATCTCCCAGATTCTTAAATCAGCAGAACCTGTACAAGCAGTAGAAAGACTTATCAGTGAATTAAAGGCAAAGCAACAGGAAATTGAAGCCTTAAAGGAGAAACTAATCAGTCAGAATATTGATGAATTTGTAAAACAGGCAAGAGAAATAGACGGAGTTAAAGCCTTGGCAATAAAACTTGAAGGCGTTGATACAAAATCCTTAAGAACACTTTCAGACAAACTTAGAGAGAGACTCCATCCAGCAGTAATTTTAGTTGCATCAAAGACTGATGGGCAGGGAATTCTGCTTCTTTCAGTTACAAAAGATGCCACAGCTAAATATGATGCTGGTAAACTCTTAAAAAACATAACTCAGGCTGTTGGTGGTAAGGGTGGAGGAAGGGCTGATTCTGCTCAGGGTGGGTGTCCTGATGCTGCAAGCATTGACAAAGCAGTAGAAGTATTTTATGAATTAATTAAAAAATAA
- the acpS gene encoding holo-ACP synthase — MIEGIGVDIVSVDRIKRVYERFGRKFLDRVFTEGEIAYSFSYSNPFCHLAARFAVKEAVIKALKKPSGLTLKHIEVKNNSDGSPEVKIEGLNRKIFVSLSHEKKYSVAMVIVI, encoded by the coding sequence GTGATTGAAGGGATTGGTGTTGATATTGTTTCTGTTGATAGAATAAAAAGAGTCTATGAAAGATTTGGAAGAAAGTTTTTAGATAGAGTTTTTACTGAAGGAGAGATTGCTTATAGCTTTAGTTATTCAAATCCCTTTTGCCATCTTGCAGCTCGTTTTGCTGTAAAGGAAGCAGTGATTAAGGCACTGAAAAAGCCTTCAGGTTTAACTTTAAAGCATATTGAAGTAAAAAACAATTCTGATGGCTCACCAGAGGTTAAAATAGAGGGATTGAATAGGAAAATTTTTGTATCCCTCTCTCATGAAAAAAAATACAGTGTAGCAATGGTCATTGTTATTTAG
- the selA gene encoding L-seryl-tRNA(Sec) selenium transferase, whose translation MDKAKVLREIPSVDRILKNEKIKALLKDYSYSMVRESVRNVIDSLRTKVLKGSFSEINEESLIEEIKNSLNKRYSLQPVINATGVVIHTNLGRAILPQEAIKHVVEIAQSYSNLEYDLEMGKRGKRYAHIIDAVKKIVNVEAAVVVNNNAGAVFLSLNTLAHGKEVVVSRGELVEIGGSFRIPDVMAQSGAILREVGTTNKTRLSDYERAINENTALLLKVHRSNFKITGFTEEVSVKELCELGKQRGIPVMVDLGSGCFIDLKKYGFYGEPSVQEVVDEGADIVTFSGDKLLGGAQAGFIIGRSAIIERISKNPLMRALRVDKLTLSALEATLMLYLDEKEAIEKIPTLRMILEPPEKIKKRAAKILKMFKKHGIEAMLREDVSMPGGGSLPESGVRTYVVAIKTDKPDEFSEKLRQTQPPVIGRIKDDFVIFDARTIQEREIPLLVKAVKQIME comes from the coding sequence ATGGATAAAGCCAAGGTTTTAAGAGAGATTCCCTCAGTTGACAGAATTTTGAAAAATGAAAAAATAAAAGCTCTCCTCAAAGATTACTCTTACTCAATGGTCAGAGAATCAGTAAGGAATGTTATTGATAGTTTGAGGACTAAGGTTTTGAAAGGCAGTTTTTCAGAAATTAATGAAGAAAGCTTAATTGAAGAGATAAAGAACTCCTTGAATAAAAGGTATTCTCTTCAGCCTGTCATAAATGCAACAGGAGTGGTGATTCACACAAACCTTGGAAGAGCGATACTTCCACAAGAGGCAATCAAGCATGTTGTGGAGATTGCTCAGAGTTATTCAAATCTTGAGTATGACCTTGAGATGGGTAAAAGAGGAAAAAGATATGCTCACATTATTGATGCTGTGAAAAAGATTGTGAATGTAGAGGCAGCAGTAGTTGTAAATAACAATGCAGGTGCGGTTTTCCTGTCTCTTAATACACTTGCTCATGGTAAAGAGGTAGTTGTTTCTCGTGGAGAATTGGTTGAAATAGGAGGTTCTTTCAGGATTCCTGATGTTATGGCTCAATCAGGCGCCATCTTAAGGGAAGTGGGAACAACAAATAAAACCAGATTAAGCGATTATGAAAGAGCAATAAATGAAAATACAGCTCTGTTACTTAAAGTGCACAGATCAAACTTCAAGATTACAGGCTTTACCGAAGAAGTTTCAGTAAAAGAGCTCTGTGAACTTGGAAAACAGAGAGGCATTCCAGTAATGGTTGATCTCGGCAGTGGATGTTTTATTGATCTAAAAAAATACGGATTCTATGGAGAACCTTCAGTTCAGGAAGTGGTAGATGAAGGAGCTGATATTGTTACTTTCAGTGGGGATAAACTTCTCGGAGGAGCTCAGGCAGGATTTATAATTGGCAGATCTGCGATTATTGAGAGAATATCAAAAAATCCTCTTATGAGGGCATTAAGAGTTGACAAACTCACTCTTTCAGCTCTTGAGGCAACTTTAATGCTTTATCTTGACGAAAAAGAAGCCATTGAAAAAATTCCCACACTGAGAATGATTCTTGAACCACCGGAAAAAATCAAAAAAAGAGCAGCTAAGATATTAAAAATGTTTAAAAAACACGGGATTGAGGCAATGCTCAGAGAAGATGTATCAATGCCAGGAGGAGGTTCACTTCCTGAAAGTGGAGTTAGAACATATGTTGTTGCTATTAAGACAGATAAGCCTGATGAATTCTCAGAAAAATTAAGACAAACTCAGCCTCCGGTTATTGGGAGAATAAAGGACGATTTTGTTATTTTTGACGCGAGAACCATACAGGAAAGAGAGATTCCATTACTTGTGAAAGCTGTAAAACAAATCATGGAATAA
- the recA gene encoding recombinase RecA, with protein sequence MNKEKLKALEIAISQIERNFGKGAIMRLGTKAQAEGISVIPTGSISLDIATGVGGYPRGRVIEIFGPESSGKTTLALHAIAEAQRLGGVAAFIDAEHALDVSYASKLGVDVENLLISQPDTGEQALEVTETLVRSGAVDIIVIDSVAALVPKAEIEGEMGDSLPGLQARLMSQALRKLTAAISKSQTVVIFINQLRQKIGVMFGNPETTPGGTALKFYASMRLDIRKTDTLKEGQDTTGGRVRVKIVKNKVAPPFKEAHFDIYFNEGISRTGEVLDLAVEKGIIEKSGAWYNYNGARFAQGRENAKEYLKIHSEIFNEIYSKVMDAYGLKPKVMEGEKAEQ encoded by the coding sequence ATGAATAAGGAAAAATTAAAGGCATTGGAGATTGCCATATCTCAGATTGAGAGAAATTTTGGCAAAGGCGCAATAATGCGTCTTGGAACCAAAGCTCAGGCAGAGGGAATAAGCGTAATTCCAACAGGTTCAATATCTCTTGATATAGCAACAGGTGTTGGAGGATATCCCCGTGGAAGGGTTATAGAAATCTTTGGACCTGAGTCTTCAGGGAAAACAACCCTTGCTCTTCATGCAATTGCAGAGGCTCAGAGACTTGGCGGTGTGGCAGCATTTATAGATGCTGAGCATGCTCTTGATGTCAGTTACGCTTCAAAATTAGGTGTTGATGTGGAAAATTTGCTGATAAGCCAGCCTGATACAGGAGAGCAGGCTCTGGAAGTAACAGAAACCCTTGTCCGAAGCGGAGCAGTTGACATTATTGTTATTGACTCAGTGGCTGCTCTTGTTCCAAAGGCTGAGATTGAAGGAGAGATGGGTGACAGCCTTCCCGGGCTTCAGGCAAGACTTATGAGTCAGGCATTGAGAAAGCTTACAGCAGCCATATCAAAATCTCAAACAGTGGTAATATTTATAAATCAACTGAGACAGAAAATTGGAGTAATGTTTGGAAATCCAGAGACAACACCCGGTGGCACTGCTCTGAAATTTTATGCTTCAATGAGGCTGGATATAAGAAAGACAGACACATTGAAGGAAGGGCAGGATACAACAGGTGGTAGAGTGAGAGTTAAAATCGTGAAAAATAAAGTAGCACCACCATTCAAAGAAGCTCACTTTGATATCTACTTTAATGAAGGAATATCAAGGACAGGCGAGGTTCTTGATCTTGCAGTGGAAAAAGGAATTATTGAAAAATCCGGAGCATGGTACAACTACAACGGAGCAAGATTTGCCCAGGGCAGAGAAAATGCCAAGGAATATCTAAAAATTCATTCTGAAATCTTCAATGAAATTTACTCCAAAGTTATGGATGCTTATGGATTAAAGCCAAAGGTTATGGAAGGTGAAAAAGCAGAACAATGA
- a CDS encoding deoxyguanosinetriphosphate triphosphohydrolase, producing MNLRKQYEEIEKTVLHSRACLSCQTKGRLKPEPEDDIRTPFQRDRDRIIHSKAFRRLKHKTQVFFSPQGDHYRTRLTHVLEVSQIARTIARALRLNEDLTEAIALGHDLGHTPFGHAGEAILRELHPGGFEHYEQSLRVVDVLEKNGEGLNLTFEVRDGILKHSKGRGRILSDEPVTLEGQIVRVGDVIAYLNHDIDDALRAGIIKKSDIPQRFLKFFGDRHSKRIDKMVRDVIFTTIKEDYKKISMSSEMEEMVYEFRDFLFEKVYYNERVIQEFKKAKRILESLYNYYLENPHAIDAQALEEKELHRKICDFIAGMTDRYALYTFEKIFIPRSWAVP from the coding sequence ATGAACCTTAGAAAACAATACGAGGAGATAGAAAAAACTGTTCTACATTCCAGAGCATGTTTAAGCTGTCAAACAAAGGGAAGGCTTAAGCCTGAACCAGAGGATGATATCAGAACACCTTTTCAGCGTGACAGAGACAGAATCATCCACAGCAAAGCTTTTCGTAGGCTGAAGCATAAAACTCAGGTTTTCTTTTCTCCTCAGGGTGACCACTACAGAACCAGACTTACTCATGTGCTTGAAGTCTCTCAAATAGCCAGAACAATTGCAAGAGCATTAAGACTTAATGAAGACCTTACAGAAGCCATTGCACTTGGACATGATCTGGGGCATACTCCTTTTGGACATGCAGGAGAAGCAATTCTAAGAGAACTTCATCCAGGAGGATTTGAACACTATGAGCAGAGCCTGAGAGTAGTTGATGTTCTTGAAAAAAATGGAGAAGGACTTAATCTTACTTTTGAGGTAAGGGACGGAATACTTAAACATTCAAAAGGTCGGGGAAGGATTTTAAGTGATGAGCCAGTTACTTTAGAAGGTCAGATTGTGAGAGTAGGAGATGTTATTGCCTATCTGAATCATGATATTGATGATGCACTGAGAGCTGGAATTATCAAAAAAAGTGATATTCCGCAAAGGTTTTTAAAATTTTTTGGTGACAGGCACTCAAAAAGAATTGACAAAATGGTCAGAGATGTTATTTTTACGACTATAAAAGAAGACTATAAAAAAATTTCCATGTCTTCTGAAATGGAAGAAATGGTTTATGAGTTTAGGGATTTTCTCTTTGAAAAAGTTTATTACAATGAGAGGGTTATTCAGGAGTTTAAAAAGGCAAAAAGAATACTTGAAAGTCTTTATAATTATTATCTTGAGAATCCTCATGCAATAGATGCTCAAGCCCTTGAAGAAAAGGAACTTCACAGAAAAATATGTGATTTTATTGCAGGAATGACAGACAGATATGCCCTTTATACTTTTGAGAAAATATTTATACCAAGGAGCTGGGCAGTGCCGTGA
- the trpA gene encoding tryptophan synthase subunit alpha, translating to MKGFAVRGKLEYIKKQGKKAFIPYIMAGDPSLDETAKRLKLLHEAGADLIELGVPFTDPLADGPTIQRAAERALNSGTTLRKIISFLHDFKGSIDTPIILMTYLNPVFCYGIEKFFHDASEANVAGVIFPDLTVEESDSYRDFAKAYGIDTIFLVAPTSTPQRVKKVVRSSTGFVYYVSITGITGTELRLESTFNEHINFVKSFGKPVCVGFGVSTPQEAKYVAKFADGVIVGSAIVKIFHEAPERAYEFIKSLREAV from the coding sequence ATGAAAGGGTTTGCTGTAAGAGGAAAGCTTGAATATATAAAAAAACAGGGTAAAAAAGCATTTATACCCTATATCATGGCAGGAGATCCCAGCCTTGATGAAACTGCAAAAAGGCTAAAACTTTTACATGAGGCAGGTGCTGATCTTATTGAGCTTGGTGTGCCCTTTACAGATCCCCTTGCTGACGGACCAACAATACAGAGAGCAGCAGAAAGAGCATTAAACTCTGGAACAACTTTAAGAAAAATAATCAGTTTCTTACATGATTTCAAAGGAAGTATAGATACACCAATAATTCTGATGACCTATCTAAATCCTGTTTTCTGCTACGGGATAGAAAAGTTTTTTCATGATGCCAGTGAAGCAAATGTAGCAGGAGTAATTTTCCCTGACCTTACAGTGGAAGAATCAGACAGTTACAGAGATTTTGCCAAAGCATATGGTATTGATACGATTTTCCTCGTAGCACCAACATCAACTCCTCAAAGAGTTAAAAAAGTTGTAAGGTCCTCAACTGGATTTGTTTACTATGTCTCAATAACAGGCATAACAGGCACTGAACTTAGACTTGAAAGCACCTTCAATGAGCATATAAATTTCGTTAAAAGTTTTGGGAAACCTGTTTGCGTTGGCTTTGGAGTAAGTACCCCTCAAGAAGCTAAATATGTAGCCAAATTTGCTGATGGAGTAATTGTGGGAAGCGCCATTGTAAAAATTTTCCATGAAGCACCTGAAAGGGCTTATGAGTTTATTAAATCACTTAGAGAGGCAGTGTAA
- a CDS encoding phosphatidylglycerophosphatase A gives MKFLMLSKIIATVFFIGYCPVAPGTLASAFAMAFLWIFNPHDTIVLFMLLSSFILGTISSEILAKHLGIKDPSCIVIDEFAGYLTAVIFLPLNLNVLITGFVLFRFFDIVKPPPIRQAERIGGGFGIMIDDFLAGVLSNLLIRVFLLL, from the coding sequence GTGAAATTTTTAATGCTTTCAAAGATTATTGCTACAGTTTTTTTTATTGGATACTGTCCTGTTGCACCAGGCACACTGGCTTCTGCTTTTGCAATGGCTTTTTTATGGATTTTTAACCCCCATGATACGATTGTGTTATTCATGCTACTGAGTTCATTTATTCTGGGAACAATTTCTTCGGAAATACTGGCAAAGCATCTGGGTATTAAAGATCCTTCCTGTATTGTGATAGATGAGTTTGCAGGCTATCTCACAGCAGTGATTTTTCTTCCGTTAAACTTGAATGTTCTGATTACAGGATTTGTGCTTTTCAGATTTTTTGATATTGTAAAACCACCTCCCATAAGGCAGGCTGAAAGAATAGGTGGTGGATTTGGTATCATGATTGATGATTTTCTGGCAGGAGTCCTTAGCAATCTTTTAATAAGAGTTTTTCTTCTGTTATGA
- the thpR gene encoding RNA 2',3'-cyclic phosphodiesterase, with the protein MRLFIAIQLPREIKEFLAELTSFKSTIDGVNIVQKENFHITLKFLGEVEEKIIPDLISTLKSLSSEFSNFTLKITTPGVFPDKIKPRVIWIGTENTETLRRLAERIDEETASLGFQREERQFKSHITLARVKNHRNGKYFFEKILKKFSENSFNFQFEVKEFVLMKSTLTAKGSIYSVLERFPLLK; encoded by the coding sequence ATGCGTCTTTTCATAGCAATACAACTTCCTCGAGAAATTAAAGAGTTTCTTGCAGAACTGACCAGTTTCAAATCAACAATTGATGGAGTTAATATTGTTCAGAAAGAAAACTTTCATATTACATTAAAATTTCTTGGTGAAGTTGAAGAAAAAATTATCCCTGATTTAATATCTACTTTGAAATCCTTATCAAGTGAGTTTTCTAATTTTACATTGAAGATTACTACTCCTGGAGTTTTCCCGGATAAAATAAAACCAAGAGTCATATGGATTGGCACAGAAAATACAGAGACACTTAGGAGATTAGCAGAAAGGATTGACGAGGAGACCGCCAGTCTTGGTTTTCAAAGGGAAGAAAGACAGTTTAAGTCTCACATAACCTTAGCAAGAGTGAAGAATCACAGGAATGGGAAGTATTTTTTTGAGAAGATTTTAAAGAAGTTTTCTGAAAACTCTTTTAATTTCCAGTTTGAGGTTAAAGAGTTCGTTTTAATGAAAAGTACATTGACTGCAAAAGGTTCAATTTATTCGGTTCTGGAGAGGTTTCCTCTGCTCAAATAG